From a single Gimesia fumaroli genomic region:
- a CDS encoding transposase, with amino-acid sequence MPNHWHLVVHLSEDGQLSRFTGWLTLTHTQRWHAHRKSTGSGHVYQGRFKSFPIQDDEHFYTVCRYVERNALTANLVKQAEDRR; translated from the coding sequence ATGCCGAACCATTGGCATCTGGTCGTTCATCTCAGTGAAGACGGTCAGCTCTCCCGCTTCACAGGCTGGCTCACGCTCACCCACACCCAGCGCTGGCACGCCCATCGCAAGAGCACCGGCTCCGGTCACGTTTACCAAGGACGATTCAAATCGTTTCCGATTCAGGATGACGAGCACTTCTATACGGTGTGCCGGTATGTAGAACGGAATGCGCTCACAGCCAATCTGGTCAAGCAGGCCGAAGATCGGCGATGA